One window of the Cryptomeria japonica chromosome 7, Sugi_1.0, whole genome shotgun sequence genome contains the following:
- the LOC131045075 gene encoding GDSL esterase/lipase At2g23540, producing the protein MSMSQQVSLFEQYSDKLTEAEQGNLGNSLFAIVSGSNDIPSFISYFFKQRKNRDEFADLLLSKLTEHITRLYNHGARKFIVFDIPPLGCSPFFRHVAKLLPPLSDDKGCLEFLNFVVEPYSIAFRTSLTELAEKLDEATIIQVNDHDLVMNFIENGEAYGFINTTWACCGSGDFHTYPGCGKTNPPDLYCSDPNSYMFWDGGRGTEKLYSLISEQIWSGNTSFVYPFNLSTLLSAETCLNTNDASTLSEM; encoded by the exons ATGAGTATGAGCCAACAAGTATCTCTATTCGAACAATATTCTGATAAACTAACTGAAGCTGAACAAGGGAACCTAGGCAACTCTTTATTTGCCATTGTATCTGGAAGCAACGACATTCCCTCCTTTATCTCCTATTTCTTTAAGCAACGCAAAAATCGCGATGAGTTCGCCGATCTGCTGCTCTCCAAATTGACTGAACACATAACA AGGCTTTACAATCATGGGGCAAGGAAATTCATTGTTTTCGACATTCCACCTCTGGGATGTAGTCCCTTTTTCAGACACGTCGCAAAACTTTTACCACCGCTTTCAGATGATAAAGGATGTTTGGAGTTTCTCAACTTCGTAGTTGAGCCATATAGCATAGCTTTCAGGACATCTCTGACTGAGCTTGCTGAAAAACTGGATGAAGCGACCATTATCCAAGTTAATGATCATGATCTTGTGATGAACTTTATCGAGAATGGTGAAGCCTATG gatttatcAATACTACATGGGCATGTTGTGGATCGGGAGACTTTCATACATATCCCGGCTGTGGAAAAACTAATCCGCCGGATTTGTACTGCAGCGATCCAAACTCGTATATGTTCTGGGATGGAGGTCGTGGCACTGAAAAGCTTTATAGCTTGATTTCAGAGCAGATTTGGAGTGGAAACACTTCTTTTGTGTATCCATTCAATCTCTCTACACTCCTCTCAGCAGAAACTTGTCTGAATACTAATGATGCGTCGACCCTGTCGGAGATGTAG